The following is a genomic window from Episyrphus balteatus chromosome 1, idEpiBalt1.1, whole genome shotgun sequence.
aaccacaaaatttaatataactTTTCAGGATTTCAACTAAACTTGCTCATACTTACAGACATAATCAATCTTACCAGAagtcatttattttataataaaactcctgccaatttaatattttttcatacaacatagtacaaaaaccgtcttgcccccataggcggtcttgcccctACTTCcccaatatttttacttgcgatataggtaggtactatagggcaagtttaggattcgtaaaaaaaatcgaactcgagataacaattttacatgacaatacgatgatggagaatgccaaaaaagtgggtccggcaattctgtctgtctgtctgtctgtaagaacctcgagctacagcctaaactactgaagcgattttcttcaaacttggtagttaacagttttgggtgattccctagaggagaaattgaagtttttttttttaggaccaaaactaatggtacctgtcatataacggaaacagaaaagttgatttatttcaaaaacggctctaacgattttgattaaaatttttctgcttactgttacagataggagcctcctttgataataaaaaaaatattttttgtaccgttattaacggtacctgccatagaacggttttttggatttatgaatttctcaaaaacgaccaAACAGATTTCGagcaaatttttaatatagaaacttttaaacaatcattatttaaaaaaaaaatttaatttttcaaaaaacacatttatggatttttaaaaaatatttaaaaatttttttctgaaaaatcaattttttggaaacgagttggtgaaaaattttgaaattttgtttttatgtgtaaattaattatttattcaaaattgcatatcaacttttttttttgaaaaatgttagaaagtgtttatatataaaaaattatttttttaaaaaacggctctaacgtttttcgaaattttttttctaaacattcctttttatactagaaataaaatggcatacttagtttttttgtaaaagatcatttaaaacggcatttaattatttatagaaacagatattatatttttttaccactaacgaaattccgtgaaaatatcaaattttaaattttcccttattttgttcaatgaaaaactttaacattagagtaacttttaccataagagcaagtacgtgcgaccccagtcgtgcaatttattttagatCGAATCAGAGGAAAAGTATGaacatgtatttttatttttgctgtcAGGAAGCCTAATGTAAAATTCCATACTAAGTCTTACATGTAGGTAGATGATAGGTTCGATAGGAAAAAGTTTAGCAtcgaaattgttttgaaaaagagaTGATTACAACTGACTGTTAACATAAATCACTGTAGGATCCATCTAATTCAGATATTCTTCACCCCGATTTACCCTCTCAGAATTTAGGGACGATAAGATATCGCTCTGTTGTCCAAAGATCGTGAGAGAAAACTTTCTttaaagtctgaaaaaaatgtattatgtaTCAGcaaaaagtttgtaaaaatctctttttacttgcgatataagtACTATTATGTATTTAtacaagttatgcattcgtaaaaaaaaaattaaaaaaaaagttgagataacaattttcaatgatagtacgatgatagagaatgcgaaaaagtgggtttcgATGGTCCGTCAGTCTGTCAGGATGTCTGTCGATCTTTATAAGAagccacagcctaaacggatgagccgatctacttcaaacttggtacctatgtagcagtttttggattctgtacagaggggtttttggaattaatttttttaacggtacctgtcatatatacaaattttggaaaagtttaaaaaaatcaagtacaaatttttaaataatgcaaacagttttcttcaaaaatcgttattaacggtacctcaaatcgaaccgttttttaaatatcaaattatctTCCAAATTACTAGttcaattttaacgatttttttttttatacaaaagcatttaaataattttaatataaatcaaaaacaaaattttgaaaaaaaaaaaacaattttttggatataaaaaaaattgattttttttttaatcaaactttCGAAAAcgtaacattgaattttttttaatattggttTTACGTGTTGATTCAAagtttctacaaaatgacatatctaccaaattaattaaaattttttttttcaaaaaattatttataaaaaattcttttttaaaaaacggctctaacgattttgaaaattttttttctaataatgcatctttataaaagaaattaaactgcatactttttttgagctcaatttcatttaaagagttgtttttttatattaaaataacgaattttaagtttatttgtatgtacattttccaaatttgtatGTAAATAGTTGTTAGTTCTacgagcaagttcgtgcgacccagtcgtgcatttcatttttaaaccgAATGTGGTTAGGTAGGTTTTgacgcgaaaaaaaaaataaataaataaaaaaaaaatatgtaaatcgAATCGAATAGAAAAATCAGGTGTCGAATTACGACATATGTTCGTTAAcctatggttgctatgtgtccctatcttctTCTACTAATTACATAGAGAGAGCAATAAataaaacgttaacgtatgatcgtaatcgtgtgcggtaATTCGACCCGATGGTGTGGTATATTTCATAAATCcggtttcaaaattttgctgtGAATTAAGGAAACATGCAAACTACTTAGAAAAAATTGTCCGATAAGAGATAAGAAAAGAAAGTCCATATACCACACTATACTTAAAAAGCAGTtatcattgaaaatttttaattctatttttaagACAATGAAGCAAGTAATAAAGGCAACAACTTGAAggtattgaaatatatttagaaTATTTTGAGTAATAAAATCCCttaaaatttcatgtttttaaaaccattttGGTAGCTCAAAGAAGCTTAATTCTGTTCTAAAAAGCGAGTATATAAGGGCCCTATTATGATTTGCGAATCGGTAGAAATCTTTGAcaaatcaaaattgttgaacCTCTAATAACAGATTCAGTGTTTTTAGAATGATATTAGCAAGGCTATCCACAGTAGGATTCCCAAATATCAACAgtcaacaaaaatgtatatacaCGCATTAAGAAGTAAAGAAACtagtttactttttttaaattctatacGCAACTTGATTTACTTTCTATTCTTATTGACAGCTgcgtgttgttgttgtaattctTGTAAACTCCAACTGCGGATACGAATAGCAATGCCAAAATTTGTGGTCAAATTtgtcaaaatctattttttgacagacaaaaaataaattgatttttttactaaaCGAAATCCCCATAAACGAAAGACCTGCAAACGCAGGAACAGGATTTAGTGTCCAATTTGCGTCAATAGGACGCAATACCAATGGGCGCATTCACTTAGCTAGTGACTTAATAGTCATTCTGATTGGTTGgatagaactaaaaaaaaagttttgaatttccCCCTTACGACGACgtagtgtaaaaatttcaatttcaaagttaGTTGACATTTTCACGATCAGCAGTTGTTcgatcaaataaaagttagtttttcgtgtaagaaaatttaaaaatgatatgGGGTGGGTGGGAATTGATAGTAAAAATTACGAAATTGAAGATGAAGGAGAAatatatgaaaacaaaagtaaatttaaaGCTCTCACGACACAATTGATTGTTATATTTCATAATATGTTTACATCAGAGAAATATAATAGTTTAGGTTTGACTAGATTTTTAGTGCAATTTCGCATTCCAAAAGCTAGTTAAATTTGGACTACAGTCACTAGACTAGCGAATGCGTTAAATGACCATTTACACGCGCTGTTAAACCAGCCATCGTTGGATTCGCGATATGATGGAAGAATTGGCCAGAAAACATTGATATCTTTCGTGaagaaaaatgccccctaaggtGAAAGAAAGTACATCACCGCGGTTGTCCAGCATTCTTATACGGTACAGTTTTGACAATATACAGCTTATTAACTGGAgctgaaatgaaaactttttgtatGACAGCAGGATTAACAATCCTTGATCGTACGACAATCTCCTTGttctctgtcattttcccttaGTCTGAAAATCTTAATCTCAGCTATACGATAAATAAAACTctagatataagcttttttaactaaccatatcggCTCTATTTTGGTAGTGTTTTGAATTCAAACaaacaagcaaaaaattaaacaaaaaagtctccAAATAAAAGTCGCATAAATAGCTTCTATCTTGATTTCTATTGATTGCATTGAAAGGTTTTCAGGGCTAGTAAAAATGACAGCACAAAAACACCATCATGATAtccattttgtattttgtattttttttaaattccttttaACCTCCATGAGGCCTCCGAGAGCCTgcttctcacttttttttttttatccaattacATCccaatgcattaaaaaattcattgaaaaattaattatctaGGTTCTTTGACAATGAACAAACAtgaataagcaaaaaaaaatgataatttttatttttactccaTAGGCAATTCTGCATGGAATTGAATGGTTTGGCTGTGCGTCTTCAGACCAATTGCTTTCCGACATCATGTACACAGATGACAGCAACCGAACAATGGATATTTCTATGTGCTGCACATAAAACACCAAAAGAATGTCCTGCCATTGATTATACACGTCACACATTAGACGGTGCTGCTTGTTTATTAAATAGCAATAAATATTTCCCTAGCCGGTAagtaaaatcatttaaaaagttCCAATCGATACTAATAGATTTTTCTTTTCACTTTTCTTTTGCTTTCCTGAAAACACAGGGTCTCGATAAAAGAATCATCAGTTACTAAATTAAGTTCGGTTTGTCGTCGAGTGTATAGGATTTTTTCGCATGCATATTTCCATCATCGAAGGATATTCGATGAATTCGAGGCTGAGACATTTTTATGCCACCGTTTTACGCATTTCGTTACCAAATACAATCTCATGTCAAAAGAGAATCTAATCGTCCCAATTAATGAGGAAGAAAATTCAACGCCTGGTGAAAGTGAagcttaaacatttttttaataattgatttaaataaacaccacaacaaaaattaaaaaaaaaaacaaaaaacatcaaataaatacaaaaaaaaaaaaaaaaaaaattaaaattacaaaaaataagttcCGATCCCCTGCTATTGGTTttcatgaaaacaaaaaaacatcaatgttttaatttgtttcacaAAACAACATAAACACATctgttgttgaaaatttttgcaatttatttagccaaaattaagtaaaaattttaatgttgataaaaggaaaaaaaaaacaacataaaataaattaatgacaaaatatacaaattttaaacttaaaaaaaattaaaaacaaatgaaaaaggaACTTTCGTGAGACATCTTTATGAACTTCAATGGAAAAAAAGGAGGACGATGTTTTCTTAGATGAAATGAAGCttaaagaaacaaatattttaacaactcaTTTTATTATTACTTATGTACACCATTAACCCATTgtattgtattattattattctgattattatacaaattaattatttttattaataattagtAGTTAGTTTgcacacaaacacacatacaaaatcttttcaattttcatacattatgcatttcttttgttttttgttttttagttttgttttgtttgttaccAATGCAAAACGTTGTGGATTGTTCATTGACTCAGATTTGACTAAAAATGTACGATATTGCTTATTAGCTATTGTTTTGAAGTTATATTTATAAGTTGTCTTTTCTGAGTCACAGGAGTTTAGTAGATGATGGGCGTTTCAGTACATACatactttcttattttattttgcaaagtttAAGTTCACTCATTTCGCAATGTAGTACAATTTTTCCTCAATAGAGAACAGCttcttcaatacaaaaaaaagggaCGGAAGAaagtgtttcattaaaaaaattgaaaactccaACAGTAAGCGCtaccaaaacaataattttaaatgcagtcgAACTATCTTTTGCAGCAACTCTGATTCTAAATCCAAAACATATCAGTTGcataaaaaatcaatattttttggatCGACCTTTACAATACCCTTGGTTAATGGGAATCGAAGAAGTCGAAAGCCGGAGTGTAAACGCATTCACTATAAATGGCCGAGAGTCACTAAAACAACAAAGATGCTCGATCATACTTGGAGATTGGGAAAAAGCTTTCCTTTTTATTCTAACTGAACagaagaaaacttttattttactcAGAGACATACTAATACTAGCCGAAAATTCAAATGCGAAACAGTTGATCATATTGAACACAGCTTAATAATTCCAACCGTTAGGGAAATTCTTCAAGAAACAAATTACccacacaaaataaaagtttttattgttaaaatcataaaaaaaagttcttaaaagaattaaataaatgcCATTTAAGGGTCTAGGACTTCTTTGTTAAGTTTGCGCGCTGAAGCTACATTTCGATTTCATCCCCGAAAGATAACGACGCAACCGGGCATGCGAAAACAGATAAATACTTGACAGAGCACACAATGTTTATCTAGTAAAGCTGCAGGAGCTCCTTAAACATAGTCTCTTAATAATATCGACAATTTGCAAAGTCAGAAGTGAAGTCATAAGCTTTTGCGCAGATCCTGCTAAAGTTTGGCTTGGCATTTTTTCTCCCCACAGTCGGATCATTAGTGTGAAGCAGAAACGTGGTAGAGTTATGAACCCCTCGACTTCGAGTATACAATAGCGCCGATAAAGGAAAAAGAAGATAAGAAAATGTTcagttatgaaaaaaattcgaacaaaGATCTGGGAAAAATATATGATATCAGTCATTTGACCTATCTTCTAacgtattttattttagtatttCGTAATATCAGTAACGTTCGAAATTTCTTAACGTTTTCCATTGAATGATGATACTAATATGGGTTTTCTTTATTCTTCACAGAAAATGGTAGGAATTTTTTTCGTTCATGAAGCTTCCtaagaattttcttcaaaaaaatacaaaagccctTATTGCGAGTGTCGATGTCGTTCAACTTTCGATGCGATAAAAGTCGATGGAATCGATAAATATCTGTTTTGGTATTGTGTACCTCTTTCGACAAAAATATATGCTATTATGAACTATGAACTTGATTTGAGTCGATAGCAAAATTGTAAACGAGAAAGATCGACCATTTTCGATGATCgattttcgacaaaagtcgtctatcgatagagattcacaataccaaaagtcattttcgataATCGACAAAAGTCGTATATCGATAGACAACCGACATTCGCATTAAGGGCCAAAGTCATATGAAATGTTAGCTTAATTTATTGCGATCGGATcgcaaataaaagagatataatgataaaaacaaaaactggaTTGGCGCCTCTTTTTGCCAATATGCGATCCGGCCCTAGATGTAGTGGTCAGGACTTTTACTATGTTCAATAGTATGCTTCAATTTAGGTCTCCACCAATTTTCACCTTTTACCTAATTAATTTagctatttttgctaatttgactggacttatgtaattttttctaaagttgataatataaaattgtagCCATTCCTGATTCTTTGCTTTTCGATCGGTCTTACTTGGAATCATCATTCATCAATAAACTGATATGGATAATTTCTCTTGCTATTCACATCACAAGTGGCAAATAAATCAACCCTATTGTGATTCACCACGAGGAAGATATTGAAGATAactgaaattttattaatttttttattaatttgtatgaaaatctaCTGTATTTGGTTAAATTTATCAATCCATACCACTGAAATTGTGATATTTCATAAACAAGTTGATagaagttttaatttataaaaaaagatgcTGAGCTTAACATGACAGTGCAAAAAATACTATTCACTTTCAAGGCTTTCATCAATTGAGTTATTTATTAACTATTATTTCTTGAAttgattaataaattttatcaataaattcatatttcaaacgATTACACACCAttcaactgaaaaatataaccaaaataagaaaataaataaaaatttttccaaataaaagcaatgattttttttttttttgaaattttaatataattcaaTCCATTTATAggaattttaatataaacatttatgcattttgtatataaaatatataaaacaaaactggatattaaaaaaaaaaaaataataacatcattttttgtatcgttatattaaaaattctactaataaataaaatatttgcaaacGATTATTTAAATGAAGGAATAAAAAAGCTGATTGGTGTTGATTGTGGAGCCCTCTTAACTCGGTTAATGGTGACAATCTgttgttaatttaaataaaataaacaaaaatattttacttttcatGATTTGTAGCTTTAtattgaaagtaaaattttatgtaGTTCGCctagttgtttgtttttcattttcaatttataatttttacttgcttgtgtagttttgtagaaaaaaaaaacaaaagttgtatTCGAATTGTGTTAGGGTTCTATGTATTTTCTTGTTTAAATTACacagaaattattaattaaggGCTCCATTGGAAATTaaacaatacaaataaaaaaaataaaataaaacaacaacaacaaaataaactgtATGGATCCTCTGAAAGAATATATATAATGGTTACATAAACATGAGAtgaatattgaaataataaaaaaataataaaacaaaaaaatctattatacaCTCAATaatttaaggcaaattattaaaTGAACAATGATAATAAACATTTATGTATGTAATCAAAataacactgtttttttttcgtaattttaataatttctttttgtttagcaagtaaaattttttgtttttaaattttcagaaatttaTATCCGACCGATTTTTAGTGAATTTTAATACCAAAATTGATGCAGTTAAGAAATCGGAGCACAAGACCACTAAACGTTTCCCGATTTATCAAGATTTTTTGATCCAAAACAAGAGTTCATAATAAACTATTAATTTAGGTCGAAgaattacaaataatttttttttttaaggtctctttaagctctattaattaATGAAAACTAAATGTTACTTTGggatctggttgctgagttaatTCCAATCGatagcagatattttcggatcaaagtaccagaaaaaattccacacctaaGCGTTGACATTCGAGTTTGGAACTTTTTCATATAATTACCCATACCGCGACCGCATGCCTTTTCGGTGTGGTCAAGCCATAAGGCAAGAATaattgatgattttttgttcactgtggcgtatacgtacttttatttaattgcaATACAAATGTAATGTCCATGTACGCAcgtacattttttttccaaatttattGCTATTGTGTGAAAAATATACAAAGACCGAAGGcttccaaaaataattaaatgtaaAAGCACTCTTTTCATATTAtgtatatttaataattttcacataaaaaaaattgaagttgtattacttttttttttaaccaaaaaactaCACTTTACATAAAATCTTTTGTATTCCTTACAGACTTATTCTAAAATCTTCAAGCCCTACGACTCCATTGGTTCAGCATTTTGAGGTTTAGGTTTTCGTTGTTGATGTTGGTGGGGTGGCTTATTTTGATTTGGTTTATTCTGATTTTTCGAATTCTTATTTTGATTTCCATATCTTTGTCTTCCTTGGTCATTTCTATTTCGGCCAGATCCACTTGGTTGATTAGATGATCTTGAATTGTTTGCAGGACGTTCTACCCAAAAACATGTTTTGGTTCCACTCTTTTGAAGgctaaaagaaatatttaacagAGAAATTTATAAGATACACAAACATGACGCTAAATATTAAATAAGTAACATACCCAGTGGTGTTATCATCGACCTCATCAAGTGTGAGCAGAATATGAATACAAGGTATTTGTCGATTGGCAACAATTTGTTCTAAACCCTCCATTTGTGGCTCCCAATGTTCttcaattctataaaaaaaatttaaaaagcacAACATGATTATTCTGTTAAGACAATTACATGTTAAATTTCACTAACTTCTTATAAGTCAACCGAGTAATTTGATGAAGTGGATAACTACGTTTAAGGATTTCCGCACATGATATCGTCTTGACAATGCCACCTCCATATCCCGACCACACCAACGTACGATGTTCGGCTTTGTCGAGGGACTTTTTAGCATAATCGATTACATTTGAGACTTTGGTGCCGCCTTTAACCTGggtaataaattttatcttaaaGAGATgctaatatcttaaaaaaaaaatagatacaacTTACATGCATCCATAGAAAATCCTTAGGGAGGTTATCAAATGGTAAATTCTCCTTTGATATCTCTTCTTCGACATTCTCGCCTTTTCGATAGTGCATCATTTTTAAgctggtttttcaaaaaaaacaaaaactgtaaagaaacaagaaaaaaaaagatggagTTGTATTATAAAATGTATTACCCATTGATTTATTAGtttctttctttttagttttatggaatttttttttgtttatcaagtCATTTAAAGTTCATTAATTCGCAAAAACGTGACATGAATTCTACATAGAAAGGGATGATACACTCTCATAGATCCGACATTCGAGTAAAAGTTCATTCGATAAGGAATTcctatttttatatgtatacaaatGAGGGAAGGGATCGAAAGGAAGTATTTTTGTTAGGAATTTCGAAGTGTGTAGGATTCAAGTTTCATTCCTATTGATGTCGATGATGATGACGTTAGTGATGTTTTctagttggttttattttttattgtttttttttttatgagagttTCATAATTTCAGTTTAGATATAGGAATTTGAATGAAGAACTTTTCAGGCCTTACATTTATACGTTTGCGTGGGTTTGAACGGTCTTGCAAATTGATAATAAGGAATAGTTAAGGTTTGTTATGATTCGTTCTAGTTAAAACCTGTGATGCCTACAAGACTTGATTATTAAATCTTTACATCTGTGGTttgtattaaacaaaattaggcCTCAAaattatagtacaggtaaaatagtacacaaaatcaagaaaaaaaaaaaaaaaaaaaaaattgttacactcataaaacttggcaaaaagtttgcttttgggataaaaacca
Proteins encoded in this region:
- the LOC129906126 gene encoding MOB kinase activator-like 4 → MKMADGSTILRRNRPGTKAKDFCRWPDEPLDEMDSTLAVQQYIQQLIKRDPSNVDLILTMPEAQDEGVWKYEHLRQFCMELNGLAVRLQTNCFPTSCTQMTATEQWIFLCAAHKTPKECPAIDYTRHTLDGAACLLNSNKYFPSRVSIKESSVTKLSSVCRRVYRIFSHAYFHHRRIFDEFEAETFLCHRFTHFVTKYNLMSKENLIVPINEEENSTPGESEA
- the LOC129917112 gene encoding ribonuclease P protein subunit p25-like protein is translated as MMHYRKGENVEEEISKENLPFDNLPKDFLWMHVKGGTKVSNVIDYAKKSLDKAEHRTLVWSGYGGGIVKTISCAEILKRSYPLHQITRLTYKKIEEHWEPQMEGLEQIVANRQIPCIHILLTLDEVDDNTTGLQKSGTKTCFWVERPANNSRSSNQPSGSGRNRNDQGRQRYGNQNKNSKNQNKPNQNKPPHQHQQRKPKPQNAEPMES